A portion of the Meriones unguiculatus strain TT.TT164.6M chromosome 14, Bangor_MerUng_6.1, whole genome shotgun sequence genome contains these proteins:
- the LOC110540264 gene encoding LOW QUALITY PROTEIN: E3 ubiquitin-protein ligase TRIM68-like (The sequence of the model RefSeq protein was modified relative to this genomic sequence to represent the inferred CDS: inserted 1 base in 1 codon; substituted 1 base at 1 genomic stop codon), whose amino-acid sequence MDPAVLVEAIVEELNCPICMTFLREPVSVSCGHAFCHGCLFGLWKLPGEAQNLDYICPLCRAPVQPRKLHPNWQLAGVVEKVRLLGFCMEMGLKTDVCELHKEPLTMFCKEDDVLACEACNQSTEHEAHSVVPIKDVAWEDKWKLQEALEHLRKEQEEAWKLEVSEKERAASWKIQMETRERSLRWEFGKYRQLLKEKELPCQRAEEEAAAAQARLEQEKGETANRLEVRREKIAQQSWVVWRMIAELEERSQRPVRWMLQGIQEAVNRSKSWSLQRPEPISLELKTDCRVVGLREILKAFAVDVRLDPDTAYSRLVVSKDGKSVRYGVPQQNLPDNPERFYRYNIVLGSQCISSGRHYWEAEVGDRSEWGLGXNGDRKEVVCLSPHYGFWVMRLRNGAEYRAGTDGXPLLPVSAPPRRVGVFLDYEAHDVSFYNATDGGSHIFTFPRHPFPGRLLPYFSPCYSIGTNNTTPLTICTLDGES is encoded by the exons ATGGATCCTGCAGTGTTAGTGGAAGCCATTGTGGAAGAACTGAACTGTCCTATCTGTATGACCTTCCTCAGGGAGCCTGTGAGTGTCAGCTGTGGCCACGCTTTCTGCCACGGCTGTCTCTTTGGACTCTGGAAGCTCCCGGGAGAAGCCCAGAATCTAGACTACATCTGCCCCCTTTGTCGAGCACCTGTGCAGCCGAGGAAACTACATCCCAATTGGCAGCTGGCCGGTGTCGTAGAGAAAGTCCGTCTGCTAGGGTTCTGTATGGAAATGGGACTAAAGACTGATGTGtgtgagctccacaaggagccgCTGACAATGTTCTGCAAAGAGGACGATGTATTAGCCTGCGAGGCCTGCAACCAGTCCACAGAGCACGAAGCACACAGTGTTGTTCCCATAAAGGATGTTGCCTGGGAAGATAAG TGGAAACTCCAGGAGGCTCTGGAACATCTAAGAAAAGAGCAAGAAGAAGCCTGGAAGCTGGAAGTCAGCGAGAAGGAACGAGCTGCCAGCTGGAAG ATACAGATGGAAACACGAGAGCGGAGCCTCCGATGGGAGTTTGGGAAGTATCGGCAGCTCCTAAAGGAAAAAGAGCTGCCGTGTCAGCGGGCGGAAGAGGAGGCAGCTGCAGCTCAGGCTAGGCTGGAGCAGGAGAAGGGAGAAACAGCAAACAGGCTGGAGGTGAGGCGCGAGAAGATCGCCCAGCAGAGCTGGGTCGTGTGGAGGATGATTGCAGAGCTGGAAGAAAGGTCCCAGAGACCCGTGCGCTGGATGCTGCAG GGTATTCAGGAAGCCGTGAACAG GAGCAAATCTTGGAGCCTGCAGCGGCCAGAACCAATCTCCTTGGAGCTGAAGACAGACTGTCGTGTTGTAGGACTAAGAGAGATCCTGAAGGCGTTCGCAG TTGACGTGCGCCTAGATCCGGACACAGCTTACTCCCGCCTTGTCGTGTCCAAGGACGGGAAAAGCGTGCGCTATGGAGTCCCCCAGCAGAACCTGCCCGACAATCCTGAGAGATTTTACCGCTACAACATTGTCCTGGGCAGCCAATGCATCTCCTCGGGCCGGCActactgggaggcagaggttggaGACAGGTCGGAATGGGGCCTGG GGAATGGAGACCGGAAGGAGGTGGTCTGTTTATCCCCTCACTATGGCTTCTGGGTGATGAGGCTGAGGAACGGAGCAGAGTACCGGGCAGGCACGGATGGATAGCCCCTCCTGCCCGTGTCAGCCCCTCCACGCCGGGTGGGAGTCTTCCTAGATTATGAGGCTCACGATGTCTCCTTCTACAATGCGACTGATGGTGGCTCCCACATTTTTACCTTCCCCCGTCATCCCTTCCCAGGCCGCCTCCTGCCCTATTTCAGTCCTTGCTACAGCATTGGCACTAACAACACCACTCCCCTCACCATTTGTACCCTGGACGGGGAAAGCTAG
- the LOC110540268 gene encoding olfactory receptor 52I2-like, producing MSGPSHNHTVEAPGTFFLVGIPGLQSSYLWLAISLSAMYSIALFGNTLIITVVCVDSTLQEPMYFFLCVLAAVDIVMASSVVPKMVSIFSSGDSSISFNACFTQMYFVHAATAVETGLLLAMAFDRYVAICKPLHYRRILTPKLMLGLCVTIIIRAVISMTPLSWMLSHLPFCGSNVVFHSYCEHMAVAKLVCADPMPSSLYSLICSSIIVGSDMAFIAASYMLILRAVFSLSSKNAQLKALSTCGSHVGVMCLFYLPGIASIYIAWLWQDVVPLHTRVLLADLYLIIPPTLNPVIYGIRTKQIQERMWMLLTCFSRQGS from the coding sequence ATGTCAGGGCCGTCCCACAACCACACAGTGGAGGCCCCTGGCACCTTCTTCCTGGTGGGCATTCCGGGTTTGCAGTCTTCCTATCTTTGGCTGGCCATCTCACTGAGTGCCATGTACAGCATAGCTCTCTTCGGCAACACCCTCATCATCACTGTGGTCTGCGTGGATTCCACTCTGCAAGAGCCCATGTACTTCTTTCTGTGTGTTCTGGCTGCTGTGGACATTGTTATGGCCTCCTCCGTGGTACCTAAGATGGTGAGCATCTTCAGTTCAGGGGACAGCTCCATCAGCTTCAACGCCTGTTTCACTCAGATGTACTTTGTCCATGCTGCCACCGCTGTGGAGACAGGGCTGCTACTGGCCATGGCTtttgaccgctatgtggccatctgcaagCCCCTACACTACAGGAGAATTCTCACGCCTAAGTTGATGCTGGGATTATGTGTGACTATCATCATCAGAGCTGTCATTTCCATGACTCCCCTGAGCTGGATGTTGAGCCATTTGCCGTTCTGTGGCTCCAATGTAGTTTTCCATTCCTACTGTGAACACATGGCCGTGGCCAAGTTAGTATGTGCGGACCCCATGCCTAGCAGTTTGTATAGCTTGATTTGTTCCTCTATTATTGTGGGCTCTGACATGGCCTTCATTGCTGCCTCCTACATGTTGATTCTTAGGGCAGTTTTTAGCCTGTCCTCAAAGAATGCCCAGCTGAAAGCACTAAGCACATGTGGCTCTCACGTGGGAGTTATGTGTCTTTTCTATCTCCCCGGGATCGCATCCATATACATAGCCTGGTTGTGGCAGGATGTAGTTCCCCTGCACACCCGAGTGCTCTTAGCGGACTTGTACCTGATCATCCCGCCCACTTTGAACCCTGTCATTTATGGTATTAGGACCAAGCAAATACAGGAGCGAATGTGGATGCTGCTGACCTGTTTTTCTAGACAAGGCTCATGA
- the LOC110540262 gene encoding olfactory receptor 51D1, with protein MPQPLVPLIATPNGSVAHPAHFLLVGIPGLGPNAHFWLAFPLFFMYAVATLGNLAIILIIRVERRLHEPMYLFLAMLSTIDLVLSSVTMPKMASLFLTGIQEIGFNICLTQMFLIHALSAMESAVLLAMAFDRFVAICYPLRHASVLTRPTVAKIGLASLARGFVFFFPLPFLLTRLSYCRTHTVTHSFCLHQDIMKLSCTDTKVNVVYGLFIILSVMGVDSLFIGFSYILILRAVLELSTRGAALKAFNTCISHLCAVLVFYVPLIGLSVVHRLGGPTSLVHVVMANVYLLLPPVVNPIVYGAKTKEIRSRIIQMFLQDGR; from the coding sequence ATGCCCCAGCCCTTGGTGCCTCTCATTGCCACTCCCAATGGAAGTGTGGCCCATCCAGCCCATTTCCTACTCGTAGGCATCCCTGGCCTGGGACCCAATGCCCACTTTTGGCTGGCTTTCCCCTTGTTTTTCATGTATGCAGTGGCCACGCTGGGCAACCTAGCCATCATCCTCATCATCCGTGTGGAGAGGCGCTTGCATGAACCCATGTACCTCTTCCTGGCCATGCTCTCTACTATTGACCTGGTCCTTTCCTCTGTTACCATGCCCAAAATGGCCAGCTTGTTCCTAACTGGCATTCAGGAGATCGGGTTCAACATCTGCTTGACCCAGATGTTCCTTATTCATGCTTTATCAGCCATGGAGTCTGCAGTCCTGCTGGCCATGGCTTTTGACCGCTTTGTGGCCATCTGCTACCCATTACGCCATGCTTCTGTGCTCACACGGCCTACGGTGGCCAAGATTGGTCTTGCTTCCCTGGCCAGGGGCTTTGTGTTCTTCTTCCCACTGCCCTTCCTTTTGACGCGCTTGTCTTACTGCCGAACACATACTGTCACACACTCCTTCTGTCTTCATCAAGACATTATGAAGCTTTCCTGCACTGATACCAAAGTCAACGTGGTTTACGGGCTCTTCATCATCCTCTCCGTCATGGGTGTGGACTCCCTCTTCATCGGCTTCTCCTATATCCTCATCCTGAGGGCTGTGTTGGAGCTGTCGACTCGAGGGGCAGCACTCAAGGCTTTCAACACCTGCATCTCCCACCTCTGTGCTGTCCTGGTCTTCTATGTACCCCTCATTGGGCTATCAGTGGTGCACAGGCTGGGTGGTCCCACATCCCTGGTCCATGTGGTCATGGCTAATGTCTATCTCCTGCTACCACCTGTGGTTAACCCCATTGTCTATGGAGCGAAGACCAAGGAGATCCGTTCAAGGATTATCCAAATGTTCTTACAAGATGGCAGATGA